The DNA segment GATAAGCTGATTGAAATGCTGAACAAGCAAGTGCACCCGGTCGTTCCTGGACAGGGCTCCCTGGGTGCCAGCGGTGACCTGGCTCCGCTTACTCATATTGCTTCGGTCTTGATCGGGGTAGATGAAGCAGAGATTTGGTTAGAGGGCAAAAAGGTTAAACTCCAAGAAATAAAAGATTCCACCGGGGTGATTAAGTTTAAACGTAATAACGAAGACGTGACCTTCCAGACAATTCCATTGGAAGGAAAAGAGGCGATAGCTCTTACCAACGCCACTGCGATTATGCTTGCTATTGCAGTTCATCTTATGCATGATGTCGATATTCTTCTTAAGAATGCCGATATCACTGCTGCATTAAGTCTTGAAGCCATGATGTGCGAGAAGGATGCATTTGCTCAGGAACTGCATCAATTGCGCCACCAGGAGGGACAAATCAAAACGTCCAGGAATATTCGCGCTCTTACCCAAGATAGCAAGCGTATGACCATCGAAGCTCGCCACGAATTTTTCAAAACAATAACAGAAGAGAAGTTAAAGCTACAACTTAAAAATACAGGCCTAGAAAATGATATAGCGACACTTTCGAGTTATAAATTTGATTATGAATTTGAAAAAATCCGTGTTCAGGACGCTTACTCGCTTAGGTGTGTTCCCCAGGTGCATGGGGCGTGCAAAGATGCCTATAATTATGTCAGAAAGATTGTAGAGCGTGAGATTAGGGCAGTTACTGATAATCCGCTTATCTTTGCCAAAAAAGACAGCCAAGGGTATGAGGTCAAAAGCGGTGGTAACTTCCACGGTGAGCCCCTGGCAATGGCTAT comes from the candidate division KSB1 bacterium genome and includes:
- a CDS encoding aromatic amino acid lyase, which codes for MYKSPEEINVVSINEEELSIQRIVAVARYLTRVQLFKGPKRKKVENVREYVEENWLGEDSPPLYGFNTGIGSLKNVSISHEKLAQFQENYIKSHSVGVGEPLDDEIVRGAMLIQVNSLAKGHSGIRPVIIDKLIEMLNKQVHPVVPGQGSLGASGDLAPLTHIASVLIGVDEAEIWLEGKKVKLQEIKDSTGVIKFKRNNEDVTFQTIPLEGKEAIALTNATAIMLAIAVHLMHDVDILLKNADITAALSLEAMMCEKDAFAQELHQLRHQEGQIKTSRNIRALTQDSKRMTIEARHEFFKTITEEKLKLQLKNTGLENDIATLSSYKFDYEFEKIRVQDAYSLRCVPQVHGACKDAYNYVRKIVEREIRAVTDNPLIFAKKDSQGYEVKSGGNFHGEPLAMA